In Rutidosis leptorrhynchoides isolate AG116_Rl617_1_P2 chromosome 2, CSIRO_AGI_Rlap_v1, whole genome shotgun sequence, one genomic interval encodes:
- the LOC139888727 gene encoding uncharacterized protein: MSNFKPFQFPLISFLLFTSVFTHHHSSVVFASSSIVQNRTFNRPDPLRHLNLYTGGYDIRNKHYWASAAFTGIHGYAMAGIWIIFGLGFGSYLIIKNFNGDFHPFFDNPCSYYIACFALIAFFTLIAIIFSSLILVANQSSVQKSKNLMDTIFGAATNMQQTTESVIQGLLKIQSFLKPYDNHTTDLLNQIIDQMRKETISIQDFVGEAKQTSRRAIKTVYIANLVFVTLNLVMLVVGCVIAICSVVLVLHWHPGFIMFIVVCWILTTVSWILTGFDFFFHIFAGDTCRVFEDFEQNQSSKQNGIMLILSSCSNSSNSDKFMAQIGYTVHKYIAESNSEITLLAHKMIEPNDQVDKSFAIERICDPFSGAPYYNYTPGNCQQDAIQIHDLPSIISTLTCKKDTPTEVCKTEGKFFPESSYGKTMSYIQSIQILISTYSDLQNLAGCTPLKRAISDIALHQCKPFKASVKLLWASILTLSIDMMILTLFWIVKAYQEKGRHFYFCSVVPKQVNQQRV, encoded by the exons ATGTCAAATTTCAAACCATTTCAGTTTCCTTTAATATCTTTTTTGCTTTTCACCTCTGTTTTTACTCATCATCATTCATCGGTGGTTTTCGCTTCCTCCTCAATTGTGCAAAATCGGACCTTTAATAGGCCTGATCCTCTTCGCCATTTAAATTTGTATACAGGAGGTTATGATATACGCAATAAACATTATTGGGCT TCTGCGGCGTTTACAGGCATCCATGGCTACGCAATGGCGGGAATTTGGATAATATTTGGTTTGGGTTTCGGGAGTTACTTGATCATAAAGAATTTTAATGGTGATTTTCATCCATTTTTTGATAATCCATGTTCTTACTACATTGCATGTTTTGCACTCATTGCTTTTTTCACTTTGATTGCCAT aatattttcaagtttgaTTTTGGTAGCCAACCAAAGCTCGGTACAAAAAAGCAAAAACCTTATGGATACAATTTTTGGAGCTGCAACTAATATGCAACAAACAACCGAATCAGTTATACAAGGCTTACTAAAAATACAGTCCTTTTTAAAGCCTTACGACAACCATACGACTGACCTTTTGAATCAGATTATAGATCAGATGAGAAAAGAAACAATCTCAATTCAGGATTTTGTTGGAGAAGCAAAGCAGACTTCTAGACGTGCAATAAAGACGGT TTACATTGCAAATCTTGTTTTTGTAACGCTCAACTTGGTGATGTTAGTTGTAGGATGCG TGATTGCTATTTGTTCAGTTGTCCTCGTTTTGCATTGGCATCCCGGTTTTATCAT GTTCATTGTTGTTTGCTGGATTTTGACAACTGTCAGTTGGATCTTAACCGGTTTTGATTTCTTCTTTCACAT ATTTGCAGGGGACACATGTAGAGTTTTTGAAGATTTTGAACAAAATCAAAGTTCTAAACAGAATGGTATCATGCTAATACTGTCTTCATGTTCAAATTCTTCAAACTCGGATAAATTTATGGCTCAAATTGGATATACTGTTCATAAATACATTGCTGAG TCAAATTCAGAAATAACATTATTGGCGCACAAAATGATCGAACCAAATGACCAAGTAGATAAGTCGTTTGCGATCGAGAGAATTTGCGACCCTTTTTCTGGTGCACCTTATTACAACTATACTCCTGGAAATTGCCAACAAGATGCTATTCAAATTCATGATCTTCCAAGT ATTATTTCAACTTTAACTTGTAAAAAAGACACACCAACAGAAGTTTGTAAAACCGAAGGGAAGTTTTTCCCAGAATCGTCATACGGAAAGACAATGTCGTACATTCAATCAATCCAGATCTTAATATCTACATATTCAGATTTGCAAAACCTGGCTGGATGCACGCCATTAAAACGTGCAATTTCAGACATTGCGTTACACCAATGCAAACCATTCAAAGCCTCAGTTAAATTGCTATGGGCTTCTATCCTAACCCTTTCTATTGATATGATGATTTTAACGTTGTTTTGGATCGTAAAAGCTTACCAAGAGAAGGGCAGACACTTCTACTTTTGTTCAGTCGTTCCTAAACAAGTCAACCAACAGAGAgtgtaa